A window of Zingiber officinale cultivar Zhangliang chromosome 5A, Zo_v1.1, whole genome shotgun sequence contains these coding sequences:
- the LOC121980488 gene encoding squamosa promoter-binding-like protein 12 isoform X1 yields MMDWNANSSLLWDWDNHEHVGGVYKLSSSAAVAAGGGDGGSYGSDLGNGSSSKSTISASTASSKTAKSSDWEANPKNYDNNILSLENGSSPAAAQAAGLEESQIGLKLGKRTYFENVSAESSGKNPLSALDSVAASGSLAKKSKACHQSAQSTYCQVQGCSVDLNGAKDYHRKHRVCETHSKCPKVVVGGQERRFCQQCSRFHDLSEFDQKKRSCRRRLSDHNARRRKPRPNIISFSSTHTPFYGYIVFINGKHHLNFLWNLAAFDHGRTMVSTAIQDSQNFKFTQMKGPWIKPTKECNIDGHLNLPSSHILNGFSSLYHDGDKLLPCRGTAAEVLNQGSEASAGASNLDGAPGVGRALSLLSATSWVSPDPRHTSSIVNFVDAGHVSTEHHLMPMANTSSNWMHGQALCQPPQMPPFTIHRNSIQPQLQKGLCKHAVCDPDHLYSCHEV; encoded by the exons ATGATGGATTGGAATGCCAACTCTTCCTTGCTTTGGGATTGGGATAACCACGAGCACGTGGGCGGGGTTTACAAGCTGTCATCCTCTGCCGCCGTCGCCGCTGGCGGTGGCGATGGCGGCTCTTACGGCTCAGATTTGGGGAACGGTTCTTCATCCAAGAGCACCATCTCTGCTTCTACTGCTTCCTCTAAGACCGCAAAGAGTTCCGATTGGGAAGCGAACCCTAAGAACTATGACAATAACATACTTTCGCTGGAGAATGGTTCTTCACCAGCTGCGGCGCAGGCCGCTGGGTTGGAAGAATCACAGATAGGGCTGAAACTTGGTAAAAGAACCTACTTTGAGAATGTTTCAGCAGAGAGCAGCGGAAAGAACCCATTGTCTGCATTGGATTCTGTTGCTGCATCAGGTTCCCTCGCCAAGAAATCAAAGGCGTGTCATCAGAGCGCACAGAGCACCTATTGCCAGGTTCAAGGTTGCAGTGTTGATCTTAATGGAGCCAAAGATTACCACCGGAAGCACAGGGTCTGTGAAACCCATTCTAAATGCCCCAAGGTCGTTGTCGGCGGTCAGGAGCGTCGGTTCTGTCAGCAATGCAGCAG GTTCCATGATTTGTCCGAGTTTGATCAGAAAAAAAGAAGCTGTCGTAGGCGTTTGTCTGATCACAATGCACGACGCCGCAAGCCACGCCCAAACATAATTTCTTTCAGTTCAACTCACACTCCATTTTATG GATACATTGTTTTCATAAATGGCAAACATCATTTGAACTTTCTATGGAATCTAGCTGCTTTTGATCATGGGAGAACAATGGTAAGTACTGCCATTCAGGattctcaaaacttcaagttcacACAAATGAAGGGACCATGGATAAAACCGACTAAAGAATGCAACATAGATGGGCATCTGAATTTGCCAAGCTCTCATATCTTAAATGGCTTTTCTTCCCTGTACCATGATGGTGACAAACTCTTGCCATGTCGTGGCACTGCCGCTGAAGTTCTCAATCAAG GTTCAGAGGCATCTGCAGGAGCTTCGAACTTGGATGGAGCACCGGGCGTTGGACGTGCTCTCTCTCTTCTGTCAGCCACTTCTTGGGTTTCTCCCGACCCTAGACACACTTCTTCCATCGTTAACTTTGTTGATGCTGGCCATGTCAGTACCGAGCATCACTTAATGCCTATGGCAAACACTTCGAGCAATTGGATGCATGGGCAAGCTCTATGTCAACCACCCCAAATGCCGCCTTTTACCATCCACAGAAACAGTATCCAGCCTCAGCTGCAAAAGGGCCTTTGTAAGCATGCTGTTTGTGATCCAGATCACCTTTATTCATGTCATGAAGTCTAA
- the LOC121980488 gene encoding squamosa promoter-binding-like protein 12 isoform X2, with the protein MMDWNANSSLLWDWDNHEHVGGVYKLSSSAAVAAGGGDGGSYGSDLGNGSSSKSTISASTASSKTAKSSDWEANPKNYDNNILSLENGSSPAAAQAAGLEESQIGLKLGKRTYFENVSAESSGKNPLSALDSVAASGSLAKKSKACHQSAQSTYCQVQGCSVDLNGAKDYHRKHRVCETHSKCPKVVVGGQERRFCQQCSRFHDLSEFDQKKRSCRRRLSDHNARRRKPRPNIISFSSTHTPFYAAFDHGRTMVSTAIQDSQNFKFTQMKGPWIKPTKECNIDGHLNLPSSHILNGFSSLYHDGDKLLPCRGTAAEVLNQGSEASAGASNLDGAPGVGRALSLLSATSWVSPDPRHTSSIVNFVDAGHVSTEHHLMPMANTSSNWMHGQALCQPPQMPPFTIHRNSIQPQLQKGLCKHAVCDPDHLYSCHEV; encoded by the exons ATGATGGATTGGAATGCCAACTCTTCCTTGCTTTGGGATTGGGATAACCACGAGCACGTGGGCGGGGTTTACAAGCTGTCATCCTCTGCCGCCGTCGCCGCTGGCGGTGGCGATGGCGGCTCTTACGGCTCAGATTTGGGGAACGGTTCTTCATCCAAGAGCACCATCTCTGCTTCTACTGCTTCCTCTAAGACCGCAAAGAGTTCCGATTGGGAAGCGAACCCTAAGAACTATGACAATAACATACTTTCGCTGGAGAATGGTTCTTCACCAGCTGCGGCGCAGGCCGCTGGGTTGGAAGAATCACAGATAGGGCTGAAACTTGGTAAAAGAACCTACTTTGAGAATGTTTCAGCAGAGAGCAGCGGAAAGAACCCATTGTCTGCATTGGATTCTGTTGCTGCATCAGGTTCCCTCGCCAAGAAATCAAAGGCGTGTCATCAGAGCGCACAGAGCACCTATTGCCAGGTTCAAGGTTGCAGTGTTGATCTTAATGGAGCCAAAGATTACCACCGGAAGCACAGGGTCTGTGAAACCCATTCTAAATGCCCCAAGGTCGTTGTCGGCGGTCAGGAGCGTCGGTTCTGTCAGCAATGCAGCAG GTTCCATGATTTGTCCGAGTTTGATCAGAAAAAAAGAAGCTGTCGTAGGCGTTTGTCTGATCACAATGCACGACGCCGCAAGCCACGCCCAAACATAATTTCTTTCAGTTCAACTCACACTCCATTTTATG CTGCTTTTGATCATGGGAGAACAATGGTAAGTACTGCCATTCAGGattctcaaaacttcaagttcacACAAATGAAGGGACCATGGATAAAACCGACTAAAGAATGCAACATAGATGGGCATCTGAATTTGCCAAGCTCTCATATCTTAAATGGCTTTTCTTCCCTGTACCATGATGGTGACAAACTCTTGCCATGTCGTGGCACTGCCGCTGAAGTTCTCAATCAAG GTTCAGAGGCATCTGCAGGAGCTTCGAACTTGGATGGAGCACCGGGCGTTGGACGTGCTCTCTCTCTTCTGTCAGCCACTTCTTGGGTTTCTCCCGACCCTAGACACACTTCTTCCATCGTTAACTTTGTTGATGCTGGCCATGTCAGTACCGAGCATCACTTAATGCCTATGGCAAACACTTCGAGCAATTGGATGCATGGGCAAGCTCTATGTCAACCACCCCAAATGCCGCCTTTTACCATCCACAGAAACAGTATCCAGCCTCAGCTGCAAAAGGGCCTTTGTAAGCATGCTGTTTGTGATCCAGATCACCTTTATTCATGTCATGAAGTCTAA